GCGGGTAAGAGGGTAGGGTTTGCAGTGCACCTCCGTTGGTCGGCCAAATCAGCatagtcagggcagattagactGCAAAATGGCTGGCCGTAGTTCCCTGTGAgcttagtcaagtcagattagaatgcGGTACAAAATCCAGTGAAGCATGCACGCAGAAGCGGTAGGATCTTGTACATATGCTGTGTGTAGTGGCCTTGTTGCCATGAACTGTTGAGATTCAGTCTGGTTCCAACGTGCAGGGTGCGAACCTTGCTATTTTTTATCATCGCTTTTTGTTTATTGAAGCGTAGGCATGTGTTTTGAGATGTAAGCCATGCGGTGTATGTGGTGGCAACTTGATGCATTAGATGATTGTTTATTTATAGCCATTGTGGTAGGTGGTTTTTGAGTACACGTGATTAACGTTACAAAGTTAGGTGAGGATATAATTGAGGAACCCCCTTGAGAAAAAAGTGAATTACCACGTGTCAGACTTGGTGTAATGTGGTTGAAAATAACGTCAAGGAATTGAGTACATAAGAAAAATTTAAAAGCAtgtgaaaaaatggaaagttGTTGCATTACTTTTGAATTGCACAGTACAGCTATTAGCAATAGTATTGCTttaaagacattgaattccaagtacggggtacgattttcccactacgtacattctttagagtgtaagaccctctgcctaatactttgatgatttggaaaggcccttcccagttaggctcTAGCTTCTTTTTGTTGCCAGTGACCTTACGCAGAACCCAATCTCCTTCTTGAAATGTGCGTAATTGGACCCTTTTGTTGTAGTAGCGTTCTGCTACCTTCTGATAATTTTCCAGTCTCATTTGGGCCATTGTACGTGTTTCTTCTAGAAGGTCTAGGTTGTGAAGTAATTGAATGGTGTTCGTTGTTGGGTCAGATGCAATCTCTGTCCGAAGTGTAGGCAGACCGACTTCTGTTGGGATGATAGCTTCTGTTCCATAAACCATGGCGTAGGGAGACTCCCCCGTGGAGGATCTTTTTGTTGTTCTATAAGCCCATAACACTTTCAGTAATTCTTCTACCCATGCTCCTTTTTTGTCTTCCAAATTCTTCTTAATGTTGGCAAAGATGACTTTGTTGGAAGCCTCTGCTTGACCATTGCCCTGTGGGTAAGTAACAGAGGCGAAGCTTAGCTTGATCTTGTACGTGTCGCATAGTTCTTGTACCTTTGCATTTTGGAACGGAGTGCCGTTGTCGAAGACTATCTCCCAGGGTATTCCAAATTGACATATAATATGCTTCCAGATGAAGGACATAGTGTCTGTTTTGCTGATCGTGACGTACGCCTCTGCcacaacccattttgtgaagtaatcagtgGCTACAAGAGCATATCGTTTTCCACCAACGGCCTTAGGAAGTTCACCTACTACATCCATTCCCCattttgcaaaaggccaaggtgcAACAATGGAGTGTAGGGTTTGAGCAGgttgatggatggtgggtgcaaatcgttggcatttgtcacatttcttagCATAATCTCGTGCTTCTGTCATCATGTACGGCCAGTAATATCCTGCTGTAAGCGCTTTGTGTGCCAAGCTTCGTCCCCCTGTGTGATTTCCGCATGCCCCCTCATGTATTTCTTCTAACAattttttagcttctgatggGCGCAAACATCGCAGATATGGGCCATTGAAGGATTTTCGGTACAACGTGCCATGGATCATGGAATAGCGTTGTGCCCGAAGGCGCAGAAGTTTTGCATCTTTCGGATTAGGTGGGAGCTCGGAGGTGGTCAAGTACTTGATGATCGGATCTATCCAGCATTCAGGTTCGGATGAGGTGGAATAGACTTCCATATCTTTGCTTGATCGGCTTATAGATATGGAGGATTGGCGTGTGCACCCTCCCGCAGAAGCTAATTTGGCAAGGGCATCGGCCTTCTGATTTTGCTCCCGAGGTACTTGTGTGAGGTCGAACTGGCGAAAATGAGACCGTAAAACGGTTGCCTTCTGTAGGAGGCTAGCCAGATGGGGTGCTTTGGTATCGAAATTCCCAGCCACTTGCTCTATCATAAGCTGCGAGTCGCCTCTGACATTTAGACGCTGGATTCCCATTTCACGTGCGAGTTCCAAACCATAGATtagtgcctcatattctgcttcattattcgtCGTGGGTTGCTCTAAACGAATGGCTTCTTCGATTTTGAGGCCCGCGGGAGCTTCTAATACGACGCCAATACCAGCCCCTTGGGAATTGGATGCTCCGTCAGTGTGCATTGTCCACAACCATTGATCTTCTGATTCTAGTAATTCTGGCAGGGCGTCAGGAGTGAACGACTGAATTTCAACCAGGAAGTCAGTGAGTACCTGCCCCTTTTTAGCTTTTCGCGGCAAAAACTGAATATCGTATGTCCCAAGCTCAATGGCCCATTTAGATAATCTTCCAGAAAGGTCGGGCTTACTCAGTACCTGCTTTAATGGATAGTCCGTATATACGATGATTGTGTGGCTTTCAAAGTATTGTCGTAACTTCTTTTTGGCCGTGAGGAGTGCaagtgccaatttttccatcatactGTATCGGGTTTCAGCATCTAACAACATCTTGCTGCAGTAGAACACTGGCCTCTGACGATTGGCTTCTTCTCGAAAAAGAACGGAACTTACCGCGAATTGTGAGACAGACAAATATAAGAATAAATCTTCATTAGCAATAGGAGAGCTCAATATAGGAGGAGAGCTCAAATAAGTCTTCAACTCGTCCAATGCTTTTTGCTTTTCTGGTCCCCAGGTGGTGTTGGTAGACTTCTTTATGCACTGCAAGAAGGGTTGGCAGCGGTCTGACATTCGTGATATGAATCGACTTAATGCTACTATTTTGCCGGCTAGAGCCTGTATGTCTCGGATGGTTCGGGGTTCCTTAATTTCTGAGAGGGACGCAATCTGAGTTGGGTTCGCCTCGATGCCCCTCTGACTGACGATGTATCCCAAGAACTGTCCGGAGGATACCCCGAAGACACATTTTGTGGGGTTTAACTTCATTTTATAAGCATCAAGGATGTCGAAACATTCCGTCAAGTCGTCTATATGTGAAGAGCTTTGTTTGGACTTGATGACCATATCGTCAATataaacctccatatttctcccgagtaATGAGGAAAATAGCTTGTGCATCAACCTCTGATATGTCGCGCCTGCATTCTTTagaccgaagggcataactttgtagcagtataaacCATCTTCTGTTACGAATGCTGTATGAATCCTATCCTCTGATTTCATGGGgatctgattgtagccagagTAGGCGTCGAGGAAGCTCATTCTTTCATATCCTGCCGTGGCGTCTATCATCTGATCGATCTTTGGTAGAGGGTAGCTATCTTTGGGACAGGCTTTGTTTAGATTTGTGTAGTCTATGCATACTCTCTTTTTCCCATTCTTCTTTGGGACCACGACGGGGTTGGCAAGCCAACTGGGGTATAAACATTCTTCGATTGCCCCCGTGCTCAGGAGCCGTTGGACTTCCTCTTGTATGACTCGATTGACCTCTGGAGTGAATCTCCTCTGCTTCTGCTTGACGGGTGGGAAGTAGGTGGAGATATTCAAGTTGTGGCTCATAACAGAAGGGTCTATTCCGGGTATGTCGTGTGGCGTCCAGGAAAAAGTTCTCATTCTGGTTTGGAGAAATCGTACGAGGGTCTGCCTCTCATCTTGTGAGAGCTTGGTACTGACCAGGACCGTTTTTGAAGGGTCGGCGTCATCCAGAACCACTTGTTCTAAGGTATCTAGTGTAACTTGGGGTTTTTCTTGGTCTTCTGCTAGATTGATTCCTTTTAGGCACGCTGGTAGGTACTGCTGTAATTGCTATTTGTCAGGAGAGTCCTCATGGGAGGCGGAGGCAGAGCTACTTATTTCTTTTAAGGTAAGGAAGCACTTTTTGGCCTGCTTCTGGCAGCCTTT
This genomic interval from Humulus lupulus chromosome 8, drHumLupu1.1, whole genome shotgun sequence contains the following:
- the LOC133796188 gene encoding uncharacterized protein LOC133796188, giving the protein MRTFSWTPHDIPGIDPSVMSHNLNISTYFPPVKQKQRRFTPEVNRVIQEEVQRLLSTGAIEECLYPSWLANPVVVPKKNGKKRVCIDYTNLNKACPKDSYPLPKIDQMIDATAGYERMSFLDAYSGYNQIPMKSEDRIHTAFVTEDGLYCYKVMPFGLKNAGATYQRLMHKLFSSLLGRNMEVYIDDMVIKSKQSSSHIDDLTECFDILDAYKMKLNPTKCVFGVSSGQFLGYIVSQRGIEANPTQIASLSEIKEPRTIRDIQALAGKIVALSRFISRMSDRCQPFLQCIKKSTNTTWGPEKQKALDELKTYLSSPPILSSPIANEDLFLYLSVSQFAVSSVLFREEANRQRPVFYCSKMLLDAETRYSMMEKLALALLTAKKKLRQYFESHTIIVYTDYPLKQVLSKPDLSGRLSKWAIELGTYDIQFLPRKAKKGQVLTDFLVEIQSFTPDALPELLESEDQWLWTMHTDGASNSQGAGIGVVLEAPAGLKIEEAIRLEQPTTNNEAEYEALIYGLELAREMGIQRLNVRGDSQLMIEQVAGNFDTKAPHLASLLQKATVLRSHFRQFDLTQVPREQNQKADALAKLASAGGCTRQSSISISRSSKDMEVYSTSSEPECWIDPIIKYLTTSELPPNPKDAKLLRLRAQRYSMIHGTLYRKSFNGPYLRCLRPSEAKKLLEEIHEGACGNHTGGRSLAHKALTAGYYWPYMMTEARDYAKKCDKCQRFAPTIHQPAQTLHSIVAPWPFAKWGMDVVGELPKAVGGKRYALVATDYFTKWVVAEAYVTISKTDTMSFIWKHIICQFGIPWEIVFDNGTPFQNAKVQELCDTYKIKLSFASVTYPQGNGQAEASNKVIFANIKKNLEDKKGAWVEELLKVLWAYRTTKRSSTGESPYAMVYGTEAIIPTEVGLPTLRTEIASDPTTNTIQLLHNLDLLEETRTMAQMRLENYQKVAERYYNKRVQLRTFQEGDWVLRKLYCAIQK